A portion of the Limosilactobacillus reuteri genome contains these proteins:
- the rpsL gene encoding 30S ribosomal protein S12, which yields MPTINQLVRKGRKSHKGKSKSPALGYVYNTFKKEEIKTPSPQKRGVATRVGTMTPKKPNSALRKYARVRLSNLIEVTAYIPGIGHNLQEHSVVLIRGGRVKDLPGVRYHIIRGTLDTAGVEGRMQSRSKYGAKKPKDKK from the coding sequence ATGCCAACCATTAACCAATTGGTACGTAAAGGCCGTAAGAGCCACAAGGGCAAGTCAAAGTCACCAGCTCTTGGTTATGTTTACAACACTTTCAAGAAAGAAGAAATTAAGACTCCATCACCACAAAAGCGTGGAGTTGCTACTCGTGTGGGTACTATGACTCCTAAGAAGCCTAACTCAGCTTTACGGAAGTACGCCCGTGTACGTCTTTCAAACTTAATCGAAGTTACTGCTTACATTCCTGGTATTGGACACAACCTCCAAGAACACTCAGTTGTTTTAATTCGTGGTGGTCGTGTTAAGGATTTACCTGGGGTTCGTTACCACATCATCCGTGGTACTCTAGATACTGCTGGTGTTGAAGGCCGTATGCAATCACGTTCTAAGTACGGTGCTAAGAAGCCTAAGGATAAGAAGTAA
- the fusA gene encoding elongation factor G: MANKREYPLAKTRNIGIMAHIDAGKTTATERILYYTGKIHKIGETHDGASQMDWMDEEKERGITITSAATTAVWNDHRINIIDTPGHVDFTVEVERSLRVLDGAVTVLDAQAGVEPQTETVWRQADDFDVPRIVFANKMDKVGANFDYSVQTIKDRLNVTPLPIQMPIGAEDDFIGLVDLVKMVAYVYDEDKLGTNWDTVEIPDDMKEEAQKRHDEMVETLADIDDNLMEKYLEGEEISVDEIKAAIRKGTLEEKIFPVLAGSAYKDKGIQMMLDAVIDYLPSPLDVKPFVAHDAEGNEVELTAGDNKPFAALAFKIATDPFVGRLTFLRVYTGSLQSGSYVLNATKGKRERVGRLLQMHSNQQQEIPEVFSGDIAAAIGLKNTTTGDSLTDPDNPLQLESMDFPEPVIQVSVEPKSKADQDKMDKGLQKLAEEDPTFKAETNPETGETLIAGMGELHLDIIVERLRREFHAEVTVGKPQVSYREAFTKQASAQGKFVRQSGGKGQYGDVWIEFTPLKEGEGFEFEDAIVGGVVPREFIPAVEQGLKEAMQNGVLAGYPLVDMHAKLYDGSYHEVDSSEAAFKVAASLALKNAAKKADPVILEPIMKVDIVVPQDNMGDVMGQVTARRGTIDGMEERGNAQLIHSFVPLSEMFGYATALRSATQGRGTFTMTFDHYSAVPKSVQEDIIKKNGGNN, encoded by the coding sequence ATGGCTAATAAACGTGAATACCCACTTGCTAAAACTCGTAACATCGGTATCATGGCACACATCGATGCTGGTAAGACGACTGCAACTGAGCGGATTCTTTACTATACTGGTAAGATCCACAAGATTGGTGAAACCCATGATGGTGCTTCACAAATGGACTGGATGGATGAAGAAAAGGAACGTGGTATCACTATTACTTCTGCAGCTACAACTGCTGTTTGGAATGACCACCGTATCAATATTATTGATACCCCAGGACACGTGGACTTCACTGTCGAAGTTGAACGTTCACTCCGGGTTCTTGATGGTGCCGTAACTGTTCTTGATGCGCAAGCTGGTGTTGAACCACAAACTGAAACCGTTTGGCGTCAAGCTGACGATTTTGATGTTCCTCGGATTGTTTTTGCTAACAAGATGGACAAGGTTGGGGCTAACTTTGATTATTCTGTCCAAACTATTAAAGACCGTTTGAACGTTACTCCTCTTCCTATTCAAATGCCAATTGGTGCTGAAGATGACTTTATCGGTTTAGTTGACCTTGTTAAGATGGTTGCCTATGTTTATGACGAAGATAAGCTCGGTACTAACTGGGATACTGTTGAGATTCCTGATGATATGAAGGAAGAAGCTCAAAAGCGTCATGACGAAATGGTTGAAACATTAGCTGATATTGACGATAACTTAATGGAAAAGTACCTTGAAGGTGAAGAAATTTCTGTTGATGAAATCAAAGCAGCTATTCGTAAAGGTACTTTGGAAGAAAAGATCTTCCCTGTATTAGCTGGTTCAGCTTACAAGGATAAAGGTATCCAAATGATGCTTGATGCTGTTATCGATTACTTGCCATCACCACTTGATGTTAAGCCTTTCGTTGCACATGATGCTGAAGGAAATGAAGTTGAATTAACTGCTGGAGACAACAAGCCTTTCGCAGCCTTGGCATTTAAGATTGCTACTGACCCATTTGTTGGTCGTTTAACATTCTTACGTGTCTACACTGGTTCACTTCAATCAGGTTCATACGTTCTTAATGCCACTAAGGGCAAGCGTGAACGTGTTGGTCGTTTACTTCAAATGCACTCTAACCAACAACAAGAAATTCCAGAAGTGTTCTCTGGTGATATCGCTGCCGCTATCGGTTTAAAGAATACTACTACTGGTGATTCTTTAACTGATCCTGATAATCCACTTCAACTTGAATCAATGGACTTCCCAGAACCAGTTATTCAAGTTTCTGTTGAACCTAAGTCTAAGGCTGACCAAGACAAGATGGACAAAGGACTTCAAAAGCTTGCTGAAGAAGATCCAACCTTCAAAGCTGAAACTAACCCTGAAACTGGTGAAACATTAATCGCTGGTATGGGTGAATTACACTTAGACATCATTGTTGAACGTCTTCGTCGGGAATTCCATGCTGAAGTTACTGTTGGTAAGCCACAAGTTTCTTACCGTGAAGCATTTACTAAGCAAGCAAGTGCTCAAGGTAAGTTCGTTCGTCAATCTGGTGGTAAAGGTCAATATGGTGACGTATGGATCGAATTTACACCACTTAAAGAAGGGGAAGGATTCGAATTTGAAGATGCCATTGTTGGTGGTGTTGTTCCTCGTGAATTTATCCCTGCTGTTGAACAAGGATTAAAGGAAGCTATGCAAAATGGTGTTCTCGCAGGTTACCCACTTGTTGACATGCATGCTAAGCTTTATGATGGTAGTTACCACGAAGTCGACTCTAGTGAAGCTGCCTTTAAGGTTGCTGCATCATTAGCACTTAAGAATGCTGCTAAGAAAGCAGATCCTGTTATCCTTGAACCAATTATGAAAGTTGACATTGTTGTACCACAAGACAACATGGGTGATGTTATGGGTCAAGTAACAGCTCGTCGTGGTACCATTGATGGTATGGAAGAACGTGGTAATGCTCAATTAATTCACTCATTTGTTCCACTTTCTGAAATGTTTGGATACGCTACTGCATTGCGTTCAGCAACACAAGGTCGTGGTACCTTCACTATGACTTTCGATCACTACTCAGCTGTTCCTAAGTCTGTTCAAGAAGATATTATTAAGAAAAACGGTGGCAATAACTAA
- a CDS encoding prepilin peptidase, producing MLFLSFLFGASVASFITSCCYRLGNNHSLTIPQRSYCDNCHSILLWWHLIPIFSFIILHGQCYFCVVCKIKLEKVKSHL from the coding sequence ATGTTATTTTTATCATTTTTATTTGGTGCTTCTGTTGCTTCATTTATTACTTCTTGTTGCTATCGTCTTGGTAATAACCACTCTTTAACCATTCCTCAGCGATCATATTGTGATAATTGCCATTCTATTTTGCTATGGTGGCATCTTATCCCTATTTTTAGTTTTATCATCCTTCACGGTCAATGTTATTTTTGCGTCGTTTGTAAAATTAAGTTAGAAAAAGTAAAAAGCCATTTGTGA
- a CDS encoding prepilin peptidase, with translation MPVIEFLSGIAFTTFLIYEPIHDLIILLFFTSLIFLTSTDFFSHVIYSYSLLGLFPIALLSIPQNYFYNLIFACILVVSLLLFATFTKTLGIGDIEFLFVTCLIWGWYQTLLIIQWSSLIMLFIFVFTRKKKLPFIPALSLVTILCLFIQGC, from the coding sequence TTGCCAGTAATTGAATTTTTATCTGGTATTGCTTTTACTACTTTCCTCATTTATGAACCTATTCATGACTTAATCATTCTTCTCTTCTTCACTAGCTTAATCTTTTTAACTTCTACTGATTTTTTTAGTCATGTAATCTATTCTTATTCACTATTGGGACTGTTTCCGATTGCCTTACTATCTATTCCACAAAATTATTTTTATAATTTGATTTTTGCCTGCATTCTAGTAGTCAGTTTACTATTGTTTGCTACTTTTACTAAGACACTAGGAATTGGTGATATTGAATTTTTGTTTGTAACATGTCTGATATGGGGATGGTATCAAACACTTTTAATTATCCAATGGAGCTCTTTAATTATGCTATTTATCTTTGTATTTACAAGAAAAAAGAAACTACCATTTATCCCGGCCCTATCCCTTGTTACTATTCTGTGTCTTTTTATACAAGGCTGTTAA
- a CDS encoding IS30 family transposase translates to MTYKHLTTRELTLIADFWYQGTKAYRAAKLLQRSQETIYRVYRFLNDGKTIDQYLQTYQRHKRRCGRKQTQLPTIEVNYIHAQIKAGWTPDTIIGRHEHPISCSMRTLYRMFARNQYGFSVKQLPMKGKRHPNGYVEHRGKAGQLGRSIYQRYRDFPHYQHEFGHFEADTVQGKAHRGAVMTLVERQSKVMIVLNIHHKTDEAVNCQLDQWLAKLPRHFVKSITFDNGKEFAGWREIANKYDLHTYFAEVGAPNQRGLNENNNGLLRRDGLSKKLDFRDLPDELVTQLMHRRNNIPRKSLNYRTPLEVFLSHVTEEQLSPFF, encoded by the coding sequence ATGACCTATAAACATCTTACCACACGTGAATTAACTCTCATAGCTGATTTTTGGTATCAAGGTACTAAAGCTTATCGGGCTGCTAAATTACTTCAGCGTAGTCAAGAAACCATCTATCGTGTTTATCGTTTCCTCAACGACGGTAAAACCATCGACCAATATCTTCAGACTTATCAGCGACATAAGCGTCGTTGTGGTCGGAAGCAGACCCAACTGCCAACTATCGAAGTTAACTATATCCATGCGCAAATCAAGGCAGGTTGGACTCCTGATACTATTATTGGTCGTCATGAACACCCAATTAGCTGCAGTATGCGCACCCTTTATCGCATGTTTGCCCGCAATCAGTATGGCTTTTCCGTTAAACAGCTACCGATGAAAGGAAAACGCCATCCCAATGGCTATGTGGAACATCGTGGTAAAGCTGGCCAATTAGGACGCAGTATCTATCAACGATATCGTGATTTTCCGCATTACCAACATGAATTTGGGCACTTTGAAGCTGATACAGTTCAAGGTAAAGCTCACCGCGGAGCGGTAATGACGCTAGTAGAGCGACAATCCAAAGTAATGATTGTCCTTAATATTCATCATAAAACAGACGAAGCAGTGAATTGCCAGCTTGATCAATGGCTCGCTAAACTGCCACGTCACTTTGTTAAATCAATTACTTTTGATAACGGGAAAGAATTTGCTGGATGGCGAGAAATAGCCAATAAGTATGATCTTCACACCTATTTTGCGGAAGTCGGTGCTCCCAATCAACGAGGGTTAAACGAAAATAATAACGGCCTCTTGCGTCGTGATGGTCTTAGTAAAAAGCTAGATTTTCGCGATTTACCAGACGAACTAGTCACTCAGCTAATGCATCGTCGCAACAATATCCCACGAAAATCTCTAAATTATCGTACACCATTAGAAGTATTCTTGAGTCATGTCACAGAAGAACAACTTTCACCTTTTTTCTAA
- the rpsG gene encoding 30S ribosomal protein S7 — protein MPRKGHVQKREILPDPMYNSKLVTSLIDHLMIDGKRGTATKILYAAFDEIKNETGNDPVEVFQQAMENVMPVLEVKARRVGGSNYQVPIEVRPDRRTTLGLRWIVQYARLRGEHTMVERLAREIIDASNNTGASVKKREDTHRMAEANRAFAHYRW, from the coding sequence ATGCCACGTAAAGGACATGTACAAAAGCGTGAAATTTTACCAGATCCAATGTACAACTCAAAGTTGGTTACTAGCTTAATTGATCACTTAATGATTGATGGTAAGCGTGGAACTGCTACTAAGATTTTATACGCTGCTTTTGATGAAATTAAGAACGAAACTGGTAATGATCCAGTTGAAGTATTCCAACAAGCAATGGAAAATGTTATGCCTGTCTTGGAAGTTAAGGCTCGTCGTGTTGGTGGTTCTAACTACCAAGTTCCGATTGAAGTTCGTCCAGACCGTCGTACTACATTAGGTCTTCGTTGGATTGTTCAATACGCACGTTTGCGCGGTGAACATACAATGGTTGAACGTCTTGCACGTGAAATCATCGATGCTTCAAACAATACTGGAGCTTCAGTTAAAAAGCGTGAAGATACGCACCGTATGGCAGAAGCCAACCGTGCATTCGCACACTACCGCTGGTAA